The Arabidopsis thaliana chromosome 5, partial sequence genomic interval GAGTTTCACATGTGTATAGGGAAGGTAATCACCTCGCTGATGGATTAGCCAACTATGCTTTTCCGCTTTCTTTAGGTTTgcatttatatgatttttgtccAGACGATTTGTCGCTTTGTTTGTCTGAGGACGCAAGAGGGTCTGCATATTCTCGTAGAGTTCgattgtaattttattttctattttaataaatttttgtagGGTGCATTGCCCCCTCatcccaccaaaaaaaaacctaagaGCATCTCTATTGGTTGAAAAAATGAgatgtttttaaaatacatttaaaaaagaaaagaaaaaaaaggagtgTCTTTGAATAGTAGAAGTTTGTGTCTCTGCATAGACATTTTAGATCCAAAACGATATGGTGTCTTTAAAGTTTactattaatttatgttttgagtGATATTTGAGACACCAATAGAGGTGCCCTAAGAATCGACCGTACAATATACTCTCTTTGTTCTCGGTACATTGTTTATAAGTTCCCGGTTATTCATCACGTTATATGATTTATactagaaaataataaaattgtagtcttgtgtttctttatttcaGTATAAGCAGCTTTGAGATTACATACGAGCAtaaacgtatatatatatatgctacATGTTGGAACAACTTGACTTATTTCCTTTACCATGTGGGTGGTGCAGCCGGTTCAGCTCCAGCGGCTGGTGCAGCTCCAGCGGCAGGTGCAGTTTCAGCGGGAGGTGCATCTCCACTTGCGGCCCCTGCAGCCCCTGGTCCGAAcatttttgagattttagcTAACGGATTTTCGCCTCCTCCTAATCCTCCAAGTCCTCCAGGTAAACCTCCACCTCCTAATCCTCCTAATCCTCCAGGTAAACCTCCACCTCCTAATCCTCCACCCCCTGGTTTTCCAAATCTTCCCCCAAATCTCCTACCTCCCCCAAATCTCCTAAGTCCCCCAAATCTCCTACGCCCGAACCTACGTCGCAGGCTACATAAGTGTGTACAAAGgttaattataaattgaaatcaaattgTAACGCTTCTTATTAATCACGTTGGCAGTTGTTCTAATGATATATCATGTTTCAAAAAAAGGTAAACATGGGTTGTGATAGAATAGACAACTCAAAAGTTAGAAGACGAAACATTAAAAGATTAATACTAGAACATTAATGTGTACAGTGTACGATactcttaaaaataaatgaggTAGTATGTCAAAAGAATCAGAGATAGACAAAAGAGAattaaacaagtttttttataaaacacaaaagtctttagtttttaaaaatttcacttAATGAAGCACCTGAGGAGAGAAGCGGCGGCCATCGTTCCGAGTGCGCCACCAGCGGTGAGTCCTGTGGTTATGACAGCAGTGGCTATCGTGGCTGGTACGAGAATCGGACTGAATATGATAAAAAGCGGTGTGGTTATGGTTAATGCCGTGGCTGAACCTGCCAGTGTTAGACCCGCTAACACTAAGAAGACTATAGAGACCACGGCAGCAATAACCACCTGAAAAACCTCCGACACTTGGAggatgagaaaagaaaacattttgggATAGATGTTAAATTTCAATGActgagatttgttttgatggAGTTCTTTGGCTCatactttattattaaatgGTTGTTAGGGGTCTATACATGCAAAACAATGGGAGTAAGTAGAGATTTACGTCACGTCAcctttgcttttttgtttttgtttttgagttgtCATGTTTTTGGaccatcttttctttcttgtaagAAGCTCAAAGATTAATTGTCGTGTTGCAATTCACGTTTACGGTTGAAACAACCTAAAATAGGTGCTTCGAAAGAAATCCAAGGAGGCAAAATTTTGTGGAATTTTGAATACTAGTTTGCTTGATTTTATCGAAACTCTCATGCTTGATGAAATTGCAATATGCCtgtttaattttcaaatctcctaaattaaatttgtaagaGATTCTTGTGAGGTTGGCCAAGTGGGAGAGTTTAgataattatacaaaaataaaatatcgtCGAACATGAGAAGGCCGAGCATATTCGATTTTTTCAGGAAAACTCTTCTAAGTTTGGGggatatatatgaaacattGAAAAAAGGTGATATCAAGATTCTTCCACTTGGCTGTCAAAAGACAATCATGCGTAATAAAACTACAGAGGGGATCTTTGGTGAATGGTTTGTTTCAAACTGTTTCTCAACACACTAAGTAGCgatcaagattcaagataCGAGATCTTGTCATGTAGATGGTAAATTTAATTGTAATGATTTATGTCATGTAAACTGATTCTTGATCTTCTATAAGTCTTTGCAGTTTCGATCGTATGcacaaatgttaaaaaaacagagttttagaagaaaacagagtttattGGCTAAGTTTGTACTAGTCACTAGTCATGCAACCGTTACATAGATAATAAACTTCTCGCTTGTCAGTATATACCATCAAAAGTTTGGGTTGTTGATCGttgaccagaaaaaaaaaacagcaatTTGATTGACTATATATacgatattttaaaatgtagctgttgaaagaaaatttagttaCAAATGTAACgtaatttttaattagaaatatataatttattctcagttcaattattattttttctcttcaaataTTCAATAATCAATTTGCTTTGTTATagataacaaatttgaaaatagtgaaatcaattttcaatttaaaattacttAGTATATAAAAACCTTAAGAATTGATATAGTATGATTTACAGACTACAATGCCGACTAAATGTGCAATGTACATGGTCTAAGAGTCGACCGTACATTATACATTATACGTTCCCATTTGTTCATCGAGCTATATGATTTATACTATAAATTAATGAACATTGTAGCATAGTCTTGTGTAAGCAGCTTTGACCTTGGAGAATACATATGAGCAAAAGAcgttttaaaaagcttttgtttccttatgaATCAATGCACAATATACATGTTGGAACAACTTGACTTATTTCCTTTACCATGTGGGTGGTGTACTTCCACCAGCGGCAGGAGCAGCTCCAGCAGCAGGCGCAGCTCCAGCGGCAGGCGCAGCTCCAGCGGCAGGCGCAGCTCCAGCGGCAGGCGCAGCTCCAGCGGCTGGTGCAGCTTCAGCGGCAGGTGCACCACCAGCAGCAGATGCATCTCCACCTGCGGCCCCTGGTCCGAACCATTTTGAGATGTTTCCAAACGGATTTCCGCCCCCTCCTAATCCTCCAGGTGCACCTCCACCTGCGGCCCCTGGTCCGAGCCATTTTGAGATGTCTCCAAACGGATTTCCACCCCCTGGTTTATTTCCGAATGTTCCAGAAAATTTCTTTCCTCCCCAAAATCCTCCATATCCACCATAAACTGGCAATTTGAGAAGAGGTTGGGCTGACGAAGTTCCTTCCGCAGTCGGCTTAGCTCCCATCCTACGTCTACATATATACTCACAAGTGCGTACAAAGGTTACTTAtgtattaaaaacaaaattgtaccACTTCTTATTAATCACGTTGACAGTTTTTCTAATGATGTTTCAAGAAAAGGTAAACATGGGTTGTGATGGAATAGACAACGAAGTTAGAAgacaaaacattaaagaatTAATAAGACCATTAAGTGTACACAGGGTACActaattctttaaaataaatgaattagaATATgtgaaaagaatcaaagatagaatagagaaaaaaaaagagaattgaacaagtttttcataaaacaaaaatgactatagttttacaaaatttcacTTAATGAACCACCTGATGAGAGCAACGGCCATCGCTCCGAGTGCGCCACCCGTGGTGAATCCTGTGGTTATGACAGCAGTGGCTATCGTGGCTGGTACAAGAATCGGACtgaatataataaaaagcGGTGTTGTTATGGTTAATGCCGTGGCTGAACCTACCAGTGTTAGACCCGCGAACACTAAGAAGACTATGGAGACCACGGTAGCAATAACCACCTGAAAAGCCTCCaacaagaagataagaaaagaaaacatattgtGATAGTTAAATGTTAAAGTTTGATGAgtgagatttgatttgatggaGTTCTTCGGCTCATACTTTGTTATCTGATGGTTGTTAGGGGTCTACATGCAAAACGATGGGATCGTAAATAGAGATTTACGTCACGTCACctttgctttcttgttttttttttccttttttttaggTTGTCATGTTTTTGAgccatcttttctttcttctaaaaaGCTCAAACATTAATTGTCGTGTTGCAATTCATGTTTACGGTTGGAACAACCTAATATAGGGGCTTCGAAAGAAATTCAAGGAGGCGAGATTTTGTGGAAGTTTGATGAATACTAGTTTGCTTGATTTTACGGATGATGGTTGCAGTAAATCTCTATTCGGCTTGATGATATTGCAATATGCtgtttaattttcaaatctcgtaaaataaatttgtattagattcgaaaataaaatattgtcGAAACATGAGAAGGCCGAGCATATACATTCGACTTTTTTcaggaatatatatattttggggagatatatgaaacatttttaaaaaggtgaTAACAAGATTCTACCACTTGGCTGTTAAAATACAATCATGCGTAACAAAACTACATAGAGGATCTTTGGTGAATGGTTTGGTCCAAGCTATTTCTCAACACACTAAGGGGCGCTTAAGAATGCAACTAAATAACCGGAAACCCGAGAACCGTTCACCTATTCTTCCGTTggatggagagagagagaaggttTGAGACggaaaaaatgttgttgaagGTTCACCAAAACCACTCAACCACACGACTATATTAGAGGGCTCTTATGATACATATCacatatgaaagaaaaagggaTGCTGTTTTAGTATTAGCCCCAAATTCGAGTCCTAAGGCTTACATTGGTGAGATATATGATAGAAAAAAGTCTTGGAACGTGAGAAACTATGTATTGAAAACTATTCATATAAACTTAACACATGATTCTTAGAAACCTTTAACAACTAATTTGCGGTCACAAAAAATTACTTCAAACctcaaataaatattcataCCATGCGTCTCTAAGTTCTTCTGTagcttatttttgttgtcaacaAACCCAAACTGCTTTGTTagttgaatttttattttgaaccaGAAAATCTAATACAAGATAGAAAATAACTAGGGAAACATCCtctttatattcattttaactATAAAACTATGCTTACGTACAATTGAATAACAGAAGCAATTCTACTACAGAATGGACTAAAACTGTTGCCacattattattgttcttaAAATAAACATTGTATCACATTTATGTctttttatcataataatcaGATTCAACATtacatataaacataaaacttattagaaaatatttttttctttcttttactttccCAATCATACAATCTTGAACTAATGCACAATGATCTGCTTAATGTTGGAACAACTTGACCATTGTTCTTTACTCCGCCATGTGGCCACCTCCACCTCCGTGTTTACCTCCTCCAAATTTGTGTTTACCTCCTCCGATTTTGTGTTTACCCCCTCCACTCCCGGACATACCACTTTCCGACATACCTCCTTCACTTCCAGACATACCTCCTTCACTTCCTGACATACCTCTTTTCTTTCCGAATTTACCTCTAAGACCTCCGTGTTTACCTCCTCCAATTTTGTGTTTACTTCCGCTACCCCCAGACATACCACCTCCGGACATACTTCCTTCACTTCCAGACACACCTCCTTCACTTCCTGACATGCCTCCTCCACTTCCGGACATGCCTCTTTTCTTTCCGAATTTACCTCCAAGACCTCCGTGTTTACCTCCTCCAATTTTGTGTTTACTTCCACTGCCCCCAGACATACCACCTCCGGATATACCTCCTTCACTTCGAGACATACCTCCTTCACTTCCTGACATGCCTCCGGacatacattttttctttcccaaaTTAGCTttgagtttactttttctactTTTGGATTTACCTCCTCCACCTCCGGACATACCTCCTTCACTTCCAGACATACCTTCTTCACTTCCTGACATGCCTCCGGacatactttttttctttcccaatTTAGCTttgagtttactttttttacttttggatTTACTTCCTCCACCACTGGACATACCTCCTTCACTTCCAGACATACCTTCTTCACTTCCTGACATGCCTCCGGACataccttttttctttcccaatTTAGCTttgagtttactttttttacttttggatTTACTTCCTCCACCACCAGACATACCTCCTTCACTTCCAGACATACCTTCTTCACTCTCGGACCCTCCGGAcataccttttttcttttcgagTTTAGCTTTGAGTTTACCTTTTCCACTTTTGGATTTACCTCCTTCACCTCCGGACATACCTCCTTCACTTCCAGACATACCTTCATCCCCAGACGACATACCTTCTTCACCTTCGGACTTACCGCCTTTACCTCCAAATTTACTTTTTCCACCCCCGGACTTGCCTTTTTTACCACcgaatttactttttaacatCTTCTTACACCAAGCCTTAAGCCCACCTTTAGACTTTGCCTTTGACTTTTTGATCAGACTTTGAGCTCCTCCTGCTCCTGCTCCCGAATTCGGTGGAAGTCCTGCCGGAGGTGGATTATCCTTCGGCTTTACTCCCATCCTACGTCTGCATCACACAAaaaagtatgtatatatacttagAGACCAATTAAGAAAACGAACGAAgttcaatatttataaagtaCGTTAACAAATGAAGTTCAATATACTTTTAAACTATAGGTTtatgaatattatataattaagcaTAAATCTCGAGTGATCTCAATATAAGCTGTTATAATAATCTTACTTAACAAGCCACATGATGAGACCAAGTGCTGTCGCTCCAAAAGAGCCACCGGCCGTGAATCCTGTCGCCAAGACAACCGTGGCTATCGTAGCTGGTACGAGAACAGGACTAAATATGATGAAAACCGGGGTGCTTACGACTAATGCTGCGGCAGAACCAGCGAGGGTTACACAGGCGAAACCGACGAAGATTACGGAGGCCACAGAAGCAATAATAATCTTAATAACCTCCAACAGTGGCatgagaaaagagaacatactgagaaaagaaaactttcttccatctctctctgaaagagatagagaaggaaaaaatctGCCCTCTCTCTGTGACAGGGACAGAAAAGGAAACCTATTTCTGCCCTCTCTCAGTGACAGAGACTGAGCTGATGATGGCTTTTGACTTAGTTCTTCGCTCATATTTTCTGATCGGATTGTTGTGTTTTGGTGATGGTAAGAGAGAGAGGGCTTTTATGAAGGAGTTGTGTGGTCTCTACTACGTGCACGGTACACACACATGCATGCTCCATGCAAAACGATTGGAGTGAATGGAGATCTACGCTACGTCACGTTACATGTCcttctttatattttctcttttcgtgtgtgtgtgtgtgggtTGTCATGTTTTGTAGGCCTTctatttattgtttcttgtaaaattcaaaTGTTTTCTTCCATTCCATATTTCCATTGCTTTATGGAATATCAAAGCGTGAAGAAATCTTTATCGTTATATTACGTATATTAGCCATATCATATGTGATTACTAAgttaaatatatgattttgatgaatttcGATTGAAATTACTTGACTGGAAGATGGTTAATATAGGTCATGAATATGAGATCTTCGAATTACTAGTGACGAGAGGTCGCTCTCAATGGTGAATTTAGTAttacaaaactaattataagaaattatGGGTCCAAGGGTTTTGAAACCTcctaatcataaaaaaaaaaaaaaaaaagagttatgtAGCTCAAAACTAGGTGTAGGCTCGCTTTGACGAAATTATGATATGTATGTCTAGAAATTCACGATTTATTAGAAATTCTTGATTTAATTGTACTGAAAAGGAGTTGGGGTTTGGCTAACGCTAACGGCCGGGTTCAATTTGCTCTTCTAAAATTGGTCCAATTTATCTTGAAGGTTGTATGAAGATATATAGCCCAATATTTTGGTTTCGAATAGAATTGAAAAAGCTAAAAGTGTTACAAACTTGAACCAAGTAATACATGCCCATATATAAGCCCAATCAATGAATTCGTCTTCTTCAACGTCCAACCCCGGAAGTCAACCTCGATCGgatacacacatacatatatacaagtaGTTCCGTGATTTTTGTTGAAGAATCCCTTCTAACTCATAAACATAACCGTGATATATAACACCTAGATAAGGTTTTTGTTCGTGTTGCAGATATAACAATAGACGAGAgctgagaaacaaaagtacTAGTTTCTAGCATTTGGTGTTTAATTACATGAGTGAGAAACTAATACAAACATCCattttatattacaaaaaatgcATCACAATCCAACTAATATATATCTAATCATAATCATGATTGcaatttttgagaaattgattgttaattaataattatagaGCCGAAATTAACAATGAAAAATTGACAGGTTTCTTAACATAAataagattagtttttttttaataataaaattaaaaagcaatacttttgagttttaggTGAAACAgtaacaaatttaattttcattttaaagaaaacatagaaataGTAGCAAGTtcgtttaataaaaaaagtcttAGCTAGCTTTCGATggtttttcttccaaaaaggTAATGGAGAAACGACAATTTCAATGTCTCACGATTGAATCATTCACATAGTCACATACAGTTGCTTTGGTTAAACTGGATCCATTCTATGTATATACGCTATAGTACCGATTAATTACTTCATTTAAACAAAGCATTGTTTCATAGTTAATTTCTTTGTACCATGCTATACATTAATAGAAATGATATTTGAAACATGTAGTTTCTTCTACGGTAATTAATATTTACTAAAAAGAGATGGATACATGAGGTTTAATTTATGAAACCTAATAATTAAGTTTCAAGTTGCTCCATATGATCATCCTTACCACCACGCAAGCCGTTTACCTCCTCGCGCTCCCTCCGGTTTATGTCCTGGCTTTTTCCCCGGTTTACCCCCCCATGCTCCCCCGGGTTTATCTCCCGGTGCTCCTTCCGGTTTATCTCCCGAAGCTCCTCCCGACGCTCCTCCAGGTCCTCCTCCCGACGCTCCTCCAGGTCCTCCTCCCGACGCTCCTCCAGGTCCTCCTCCCGACGCTCCTCCCGACGCTCCTCCCGACGCTCCTCCCGACGCTCCTCCCGACGCTCCTCCCGACGCTCCTCCAGGTCCTCCTCCCGACGCTCCTCCCGGTTTATCTCCTCCTCCAGACGCTCCTCCTGGTTTATCTCCCGACGGTCCTCCTGCTCCTGACATTTCTCCCGGTTTATCTCCAGACGCTCCTCCCGACGCTCCCGGTTGATCTGCTTTGGTTGGGGCTCCTTTCGGAGCTGGATTGTTCTTCGGTTTTACTCCAATCCTATGTCTACATCACACACACAAGTGTACATGAAactatttagattttttttgtgtgctgAAAACATCCATTATTCAACATTAGAACCAATAAAACATGCATTATGCAGGTTCGTTGTAGATGCACACATGccttataatatatgatatgtaAGACGTTTGATAAATAGTGGATATATGAGATGTGCACCTCGAGGGTTTGAATAGGGTTTTCAAAAAACTTTAGTcatggaaaaaataatagtaaattgaataaataaattttacttaAAGAGCCAAAGTATGAGAGCAAATGCCGTCACTCCTAGGGCAACTGCAGCGGTAGCCCCTCCGACTAGGAAAGTAGTGGCTATAGTGGCTGGTACGAGAATCGGACTGAAGATGACAAAAAGCGGTGTGGCTATGGTTAGTCCCACAATTGAGGCACCGAAGGTTATACCGGCGAACACTAAGAAGACTACAGATGCTACGGCAGCGATAACCACCTGAAAAAACTGTACAACTGGGATAAGAAACGAGAGCATTTTGTGAGTTACGTTTGATCTCTATTGTTGCTACTCTAATCGGATGTTTGTTGAAAGATAGAGGGCTTTTATGAAAAGAGTTGTGTGGTGTACGTGCACGGTACGGTACACATGCATGCTCCATGCAAAACGATGGGAAGTAAATAGAGATCTACGTTAACTCACGCCAAATTGTgcacacacaacacaaacaaaaaacaaaaacaaaaaaaaagtcacgcctgatttgcttcttcttttg includes:
- the GRP14 gene encoding glycine-rich protein 14 (glycine-rich protein 14 (GRP14); CONTAINS InterPro DOMAIN/s: Oleosin (InterPro:IPR000136); BEST Arabidopsis thaliana protein match is: glycine-rich protein 18 (TAIR:AT5G07520.1); Has 31108 Blast hits to 10629 proteins in 892 species: Archae - 24; Bacteria - 15450; Metazoa - 8162; Fungi - 1180; Plants - 3459; Viruses - 327; Other Eukaryotes - 2506 (source: NCBI BLink).), which encodes MFSFLILQVSEVFQVVIAAVVSIVFLVLAGLTLAGSATALTITTPLFIIFSPILVPATIATAVITTGLTAGGALGTMAAASLLRRFGGLRRFGGGRRFGGRFGKPGGGGLGGGGLPGGLGGLGGGGLPGGLGGLGGGENPLAKISKMFGPGAAGAASGDAPPAETAPAAGAAPAAGAEPAAPPTW
- the GRP14 gene encoding glycine-rich protein 14 (glycine-rich protein 14 (GRP14); CONTAINS InterPro DOMAIN/s: Oleosin (InterPro:IPR000136); BEST Arabidopsis thaliana protein match is: glycine-rich protein 18 (TAIR:AT5G07520.1); Has 29506 Blast hits to 10438 proteins in 893 species: Archae - 17; Bacteria - 14272; Metazoa - 7933; Fungi - 1193; Plants - 3433; Viruses - 277; Other Eukaryotes - 2381 (source: NCBI BLink).), which codes for MFSFLILQVSEVFQVVIAAVVSIVFLVLAGLTLAGSATALTITTPLFIIFSPILVPATIATAVITTGLTAGGALGTMAAASLLSLRRRFGRRRFGGLRRFGGGRRFGGRFGKPGGGGLGGGGLPGGLGGLGGGGLPGGLGGLGGGENPLAKISKMFGPGAAGAASGDAPPAETAPAAGAAPAAGAEPAAPPTW
- the GRP14 gene encoding glycine-rich protein 14 (glycine-rich protein 14 (GRP14); CONTAINS InterPro DOMAIN/s: Oleosin (InterPro:IPR000136); BEST Arabidopsis thaliana protein match is: glycine-rich protein 18 (TAIR:AT5G07520.1); Has 22745 Blast hits to 8375 proteins in 793 species: Archae - 16; Bacteria - 11986; Metazoa - 5624; Fungi - 712; Plants - 2460; Viruses - 265; Other Eukaryotes - 1682 (source: NCBI BLink).), which encodes MFSFLILQVSEVFQVVIAAVVSIVFLVLAGLTLAGSATALTITTPLFIIFSPILVPATIATAVITTGLTAGGALGTMAAASLLSLRRRFGRRRFGGLRRFGGGRRFGGRFGKPGGGGLGGGGLPGGLGGLGGGENPLAKISKMFGPGAAGAASGDAPPAETAPAAGAAPAAGAEPAAPPTW
- the GRP18 gene encoding glycine-rich protein 18, which encodes MFSFLIFLLEAFQVVIATVVSIVFLVFAGLTLVGSATALTITTPLFIIFSPILVPATIATAVITTGFTTGGALGAMAVALIRMGAKPTAEGTSSAQPLLKLPVYGGYGGFWGGKKFSGTFGNKPGGGNPFGDISKWLGPGAAGGGAPGGLGGGGNPFGNISKWFGPGAAGGDASAAGGAPAAEAAPAAGAAPAAGAAPAAGAAPAAGAAPAAGAAPAAGGSTPPTW
- the GRP18 gene encoding glycine-rich protein 18 (glycine-rich protein 18 (GRP18); CONTAINS InterPro DOMAIN/s: Oleosin (InterPro:IPR000136); BEST Arabidopsis thaliana protein match is: glycine rich protein 17 (TAIR:AT5G07530.2); Has 1807 Blast hits to 1807 proteins in 277 species: Archae - 0; Bacteria - 0; Metazoa - 736; Fungi - 347; Plants - 385; Viruses - 0; Other Eukaryotes - 339 (source: NCBI BLink).); this translates as MFSFLIFLLEAFQVVIATVVSIVFLVFAGLTLVGSATALTITTPLFIIFSPILVPATIATAVITTGFTTGGALGAMAVALIRRRMGAKPTAEGTSSAQPLLKLPVYGGYGGFWGGKKFSGTFGNKPGGGNPFGDISKWLGPGAAGGGAPGGLGGGGNPFGNISKWFGPGAAGGDASAAGGAPAAEAAPAAGAAPAAGAAPAAGAAPAAGAAPAAGAAPAAGGSTPPTW